AGAGAGTTTTACGTAACTCCTCGTCATTCCTACGAAAGTAGGAATCCAATTCCGATAAAAGTGAAAAATGAGACTAAGAGTCAGCCCCACTGGTTCATGCTGCTTTGAATTTTACAAAGAAGTGCTCAGCAGTAGCTTCACCGTGCTCAAGTTGGTCTGCTAATACACGCAGCGCTAGCACTTCGGCTGCTTTTAGCGCTTCTGCTTTACTGCTACCATAAGCCATCACTCCCGGCAGCTCTATGACCTCACATAGCCAGCGACCATCGGCTTCGCATTCTAATTCAATCGTTAACTCCATCAATTCTAACTTACACCACAATATTAACATTGTCCAAGTCGCCTGCAAAAAATCATATATTTTTTGCCTGCCTCTATGGCCACTACGGTGCAGCTTTTGGGATTTATGATGTGAGTGGACCAATGATCGAAGCATCCCTTGGTTTGGTATATGGCATTTTCTAATTGTTGGCGGTCGTATATCGTCAGGTGTTATGTTTTAAAATACGAGCTTGACACTATTATTTAGCGCTCGTAGAACCAAACATTACAGAAGTAGTGTATCAAGTACGGGGGTAACCATATGTATTTAGACATGCTAAAAAAAATAAGCCTATGTGTTTTGGCCCTTTGTCTCTTTGCTTGTTCAAGTGCAGCAGGGCCAGGGCAATGCCGCGTATTAATCGTGTTACAGGCGACAAAAAGCGTTAATCCTGACCGCACTGGTGAATCTTTGCCAACCGTGGTGCGTTTTTTTCAGCTTAAAGATATTGCCAGCCTAAAAAATGCATCATTTCAAGACATTTGGCAGCGTGAGGCTGAGGTTTTAGGCAAAGATTTAAGTGATGTACATGAAACCACGATTTATCCAGCCGATCGTCAAACGCAAGTAATTCCAATTAAAGATGATGCAGTGTATTTAGCGGCTGGGGCTTTATTTCGTACTCCGCAAGGAAATTATTGGCGAACGTATACTAAACTGCCTCCTTTCGGTACTAAAGATCGTTGTCTAGAAGACGAACCGGGTGGGCCTTATTACTTTCAAGTTGACGGTACGAGAGTTAAAGGTAGTGAAAAACCTATACCGTTAGTAAGGTGAGCTAAAGCGTGGATAGTGTATTTGATACTACACTCGAGCGTGTAATTTGGACAGAGGGGATGCTGGTATCCCCACAGCATTTGCAACAACAAGCTTTATTTAATGAGCGGTGGCTAGCAGCGCGTTTGTATTCAGTGGCGCCCTATAACTGGGGTGTACTGCGAGTCGAAATAGACAGCAACGCTTTAGTTGCCGATCAACTTTCAGTAACTTCTTTTGCTGGGGTGTTTCCTGATGGAACCCCGATTTCTTTTCATAAAGGGCAGCAAGCTACCCCTGCAGCTCGTGAAATTGGGCAAGCTTTTTTAGCGCATCACAAGAAATTGCGAGTTTTTCTTGGTATTGCGCGTGAGCGCGAAGGTATTGCTAATGTGGGCAATGTTGATGACGAACATCAACGTCTACGTTATGCACTTTCTAGTCGTGATGTCGCAGACTTATCAAGCGGACGCGAGTCACGTGTGCTAGTTTCTTATGGTCGTCCCAATATTTTAATTCTTTTTAATGATGAAGCTAATCAAGATTTCGATAGCATTCAAATAGCTGAAATAACCCGTGATGAAGCTAATCAATTAATAATTTCAACTACATATATACCACCATGTTTGCAATTAGGTACATCGTCTATACTGCTTAACGGTTTGCAAAAAATATTGGGACTAGCCATTACCAGACAGCGAGCGCTTGCGGAGACTTGTCGTGAGCGCAGTAGCTCAACCCTTGAATTTCAAGCAAATGATATTACGGCTTTTTTGCAATTGAGCGCGCTTAACTCAATGCTCCCAGTATTGCAGCATTTTATTGATGCGCCGCAAATTTCGCCATGGCAGGCTTATATTTTATTGAGTCAGATAGCAGGTCAATTATCAACGTTTGGTGTTGATACTGATCCAACTACGTTACCGAAATTTTTATTTACCGATCTTGATACTACCTATCAAAAGCTTTTTGAGCGACTCATCCAAATACTTAGTGCTACCGTGATCAAGCGCTACATTTTACTCAATCTCAAACTTTTTCCCAATGGGGTTATGCTTACCGAACTTGAAGATCCGCGCTTGCTAGATTGTGACAATTATATTCTTACCGCTAAAAGCGAGCAGAAAGATACTGCACCAGAAAAACTAGCCATGGATTTGCCTAAGCTCGCCAAAATTGGCAGTAAGACCATGATTAAAAGCATTGTACAGTCAGCTTCAAATGGTGTGCCCATTCAGGTGGCACACCGTGTGCCGCCTGAGGTACCAGTACGTGATGGTGTGACTTATTTTTCGCTAAATACTAAAGATATGGCCTGGAAAGCAGTTTTAAACGAACGTAATCTCGCTATTTTCATGCCACCTCCCTACAATCCCGGCAAGGTCCGCTATGAATTGTTGGGTATTCCCAGTGAGGAGTAATTAAATATGCCACCGCGTTCACAGCCTCCCTCACGATCATCTACTGGTGGTGCAAATCGTGCTGCAGGTGATCGTTCTTCGCCTACTTCAGCATCAGGAAATTCAACTAACGCAAATCGTACGCCTGCATCATCAAGGCGTCCAGCGCCTGGTCGCTTATCAGCAGCAGCAGCGCCTAGGCGGGGCCCATCTAAATATAAACGTGAGTATGAACCTGAACTAGAAGTCGATTTTGGTTTTGATAATGTTAATGAACTAACACGAGGCTGCTTTAATGCCATAATTGCTTTGCGACATTTGGATGAAGCTTCAGCACAAGATCCAGATAGAATACAACGCTATTTCCGCAAACTTGTCAGTAAAATGATTCAAGATGCACCTTTGCTGCGTATACCTCACGAAGACGCGCAAGAGATGGCTTATGCCATTGTTGCTCTTGCTGACGAGGTAGCGCTTAATGGTCCTGCTGCTTTATCGCAATTCTGGATGGCCAATCTTTTACAAATGCATTTTTTTGATGAAAATGCAGCAGGTGAAGGCTTTTTCGAACATTTAGATCAATTACGTGGTGCACGTCGCTATGATATTCTTAAGGTATATTACCTTTGCTTAATGCTCGGCTTTGTTGGTCGTTACGCTATGCACGGTAATGAAGCTGAGCTTAGCGATATTGCTGCTGCAGTACGTGACACCCTTGGACGTGATGGTTTAGGTGAACCAGAAACATTGTCACCGCAAGGTGAGCGCCCAAAAGAAGCGATTATTGAGCGCCCAAAGACTGCAAGATTAATGTGGATACCATTAGGTGCTGTAGCTACAGCAGCGCTGCTATATGTAATTCTTGCTGCAACTATTGCACATCGAGCTGAATCTCTCGTGGAGTTTTTTACAACATTAGTAAAGTAACCGGGGAAGGCTAAAGATAATGTGGCGCTATGTTATTGCCCTTAATGTTTTAGTTCTATTATGGGGCGTTGTTCTTATTTTTGGCCTGCCTTACCCATGGGCAATCATTGGCACTTTAGCAATTGTGGCAGTATTGGTTGCCTTGTTTTTTTGGCAACGTCGTGCAGCTAAAAAGGCCGCTCAAAATATTGAGAAAGACCTCGAACAACAAGCCAAAGCATTTTCAAGTAACGTACGTCCTGATCGCCAAGCTGAAATACTTGAAATGCGGCGTCAATTTCTTAAAGAATTGCAAACGCTTAAAAAGTCTAAATTGGGCGGTGGTGGAATGGCCGCCTTATATTCACTACCGTGGTATATGATTATCGGTCCGCCTGGTGCTGGCAAAAGCACGGCGCTAAGAAACTCTGGTCTTACTTTTTCATCAAAGCGTGGCAATGTACGCGGTATCGGGGGTACGCGTAATTGTGATTGGTGGTTAGCTAATGAAGCGGTAATTTTAGACACTGCAGGTCGTTATGCTGTTGAAGCTGAAGATCGGGACGAGTGGCTTTCATTTATTGATACCTTGCGCAAACATAGGCGACGCAAACCACTCAATGGTCTTATTTTAGCGGTAAGCATCACCGATTTAGCAGGACGCAGCGAAGAAGAAATTGAAGAATTAGTGCGTTGTCTGCGTGAACGTATCGACGAAGTTGTTGAGCGTTTACAAATGATTGTACCAATTTACCTGATGCTTACTAAGTGTGATTTAGTGCCAGGTTTTATGGAAGTTTTTGGTGGTATCCGCAAAGAGGAGCGCGGTCAAATATGGGGAGCAACATTTCCGCTTGAAGGCGATAGGCCTGATCCTGGTCAAATTTTTGACGATTCTTTTAACGAATTAGTTAGTGTGCTGCAACAGCGTACTTACGCTGCTTTAAATAGTGAGCGGCGTATTGATACACGTGCGCTAATGTATCAATTTCCACAGCAGTTCGAGGCACTTGGGCCGTCATTAAATCAACTGATTTCCGGGTTATTTGCTGGCGATGTTTATAGTGAAGCACCAATTTTACGTGGGGTATATTTTACTAGCGGTACGCAAGAAGGACGTCCAGTTGATCTCTTAGCGGCATCGGTTGCTGACGCCTTCGGGGTTAGCGCTTCTGAATCTTCAGCCGAAATGCAGGTAGCCTCAAAGAGCTATTTTTTACGGGATGTATTTGCACGGGTTATGTTTCCCGACAAAGACGTTGCTGTACGTAGTTCACGTGGCAAGCGCGATATGATGCTTGCTCGCGGCACTATGGCGGGTACGGCTTTAGCTAGCGCACTATTGCTTACCTTTTTGCCGCTGGGAGCTTATCGACATAATTCCACAATATTAAATTCTACTGAAGATATTGTGCGATCGGTAAATGAAGGGCGTCAGCGTAATAAGGGTACTATTATACCCCCCGCAGAACTAGAATCATTACGTCGCCGTCTTGAAGATTTAAAACTATGGGAGCAAGAGGCGCCACCCATAGCGATGCGCTATGGTATGTACCAAGGTAACACTATTTTTCCGGCGTTACGCAGGTTTTATATTCAAACCCTGCAGCGCGAGTTATTTGCGCCACTAGTGCTTCATGATGCTAACGAAATGCGGTCATTGCGGCAGGTGTATGATTTTAACACTCGACTTTCTGAAGAAGAATATGGTCGCTATTTTGATAAACTGAAGATGCATTTATTGCTTACTATTCCGCGTGCTGAGAATGAACCAGCAATTGAAGGTGAAACAAAAGAATGGCTAGTTGATAAAGTCAGTAGTCGCTGGGCTGCCGCGTTAGGTGTGCAAGCCGACCAGCCTACCCGAGCTGCGATGGAGGCTAATGTCAGTTTCTATTTAGAATTACTGCAAGCGGATCCTTCGCTGGCTATTGTAAGAGACGGGGGCGCAGTAGCTGATACTCGTACTTTATTAAGTCGCGTACCGTATGAAGAAGCAGTAATCAAACAAATGTTGGCCGATAGTTCAAGTGCCGATCATGAAATTAACATTCGTCGTGTGATGGGGGGGCAAGAAACTCCAATCGTAAGTGATCGTAGCATGAAAGTTCGTTCAATATTTACTCGTTGGGGTTGGGACAATGTTGTTCGTGAACGTATTACCCAGCAAATGACTAAAAGCGATCATTGGGTACTTGGTATTGTTCAAGATGCTAGTTTTGATGCTGAATTATTTTTAGCGCGTCTACGTTCAGCATATTTTAAACAATATATTGAAGAGTGGCGGGTATTTTTAGAGTCACTGCGTATTGGTCAGCCCGCAGATCTTGGTGACTCATTACGTATGTTAACCCAATTAACTCGTGGACAACCACCACCACTACAGCGTTTGATGCAGGTTGTTGATTATAACACACACCTGCCTGAAAAAGACACGGGCGCACTTGGTAAAGCAGGCGCTAAAGTTGGCGGCGGATTTTTAAAAAAGTTTAAAAAGAAGCTAAAGAAAAATGCAGCTGTAGCTGATGATTTAGCCGCTGCGGGTAAGGGTGCGCTTAATAAAAAGAAATACGGTCCAGATGATTTATATACTGCTGAAGATGTAGCAGAAGCTTTTGAAGGTTTTGTTCGTTTTGGCATTGCGCCGAGTGCATCAGCTCCACCACCACCATCTGATACAGGTGCACCAGCAATTATTCCACCAGCCGATCAAAAATTACCATTAGATACTTTTCAAGAAGAAATCGCTTTTTTGCGAGATGCACTACAAGGACATTTAGATAATCCTCAAGATATCACCCCACTTTTAAAACAACTATCTGCAACTCGCGTAACCGTACAGGGAATACTCGGCCAATTAGATAGTAGTTCGGGATGGCGGCCACGCATTGAAGCGTTAACTTGGCCGGTGATTAACAACGTTACGCAAAGCTTAATTGGTATTAAGGCCGATGTTGCGCGCAAATGGTGCAGTGAAGTGGTGTCATTCTATAATCGTAATTTAGCTCAGCGCTTTCCATTGGCAGCTCGCACGGCTGATTCGATGCTTAGTGATGTTGATAGTTTCTTTAAGCCAGGCAGTGGTGTGTTATGGGGGTTTTACAAACGCGAGCTTGCCGGCGATTTGTTACGTTCAGGTAGTAATTTTTCTTTTGATAATCGTTTGGGTGGTATGGTGCGCAAAGCCTACAATGAAAGCTTAGCACGCTATATGCAGCGAGCTTTAAATGCCAGTAATGCTTTATTTAATAGCAACGGGGAATTGCGTATTGAGCTTGATGTAATGATTACCCCCTCACCAGCTTATGGTTTAATGTCATTAGAAGTTGGCGGTGAGTCTTTTGATTATCATGGTGGTCCAGAAGTATGGCATCACATTTCATGGCCGGTTGGTGATATCACTAAAGGTGCTCGTATACGCGTTCGCGCGCGTGGTGGGGTTGAGAGCACTCTTTATTTTAAAGGGGATTGGGGTCTATTTCGTTTAATTCAATCAGGCAGTATTGTTGGACAGGGACGCGGTTCATCATTTGCAGTAAGTTGGACACCTCCACGCACACGTGCTCCTGTTGTTATAGAGTTTCGTCCCTCTCGTAATCAGACAGATTTTTATAAAATTCGCCAACATAATCGCAAGAACGTGGTGATGTTCAAACTCGGAGAATTAGATCCCCCCAGTGCAATTGCCAGAGGTGGTGTTGCGTGCAGCGATAGTGAATAAGGGCTAATGATGATATCGGCAACCTCGGTGATAGATGAATTAACTAATGGGCTTTTTGGTAAACTACCGAGCCATGGTGATTTTGTTCGTATCAATGTCTCCGGGGCAGCATTTGAATTTGCAAAATATATTGAAAATGCCGTTGATGTTTGTCGTCGAGCAAGCTGTGAACAAGAAATTCTAAAGAGTTACTTTCTTTATCGTGCACCAAATTCTGCTACAGCGTTAATTGGTATTCTACAATCTAGTAATGATGCAGTTGGGCGTATTTTTCCGTTATCAGTGTTTACCGCTATTGAAAGCGAAAGTGCAGCAGGAAATTTTGATATTTTACCACTAGCTTTTTCTCCGTTTTTTGAAAGCGCGTTGTTATTGGCTGACGAAGCTGAGCAATTATCTATTGTTGATCTAAAAGAACAAGTTTTGGCTTTGCCTTTTCCAAGTGTTGAAGAGTTTAAAGCTGCCCAAGATCAAGGTGATGCTATTTTGCAAGATACTTCTATCGCTCTTTTTAAAGATTCACCTATTAGGGGTAGCGTTAAAGATTGGGAGGTATTAGCGTTAGCTACAATCGCAGCAGCTTGTGAACAATCATCTGATGTTTCTGATGAAAGTAAAATTGGCATTACATTAGATATACCGTTAATTAGAAACAATGATGAGGTGCTTTGGCTTGGTGTTATTCGGCGATTGTTAGGTGAGCAAATGCACTGTCCTAACATTATCTGGACTCTTCCACGGATATCTCCAAGTATTGGTAGTGTTAAGGTTGAAGTGCCGCCAATTCCAGGTAAGCTACTGGTTAGTTTGGGTGCACCGCCACCTTCAGCCTTAGCTTTTCTTTGCGGTTTATTAGGTGATAGTCCGCGATTATGGCAGGTAAGTTCGAATGATGCTGCTGCTATTGAGCGAGCAAAAGAAACGCTTAGCGCAGAGCAGCTTGCAGTAATAGCAGATCCTGTTTCAACTATTGAATCAGTGGTGTCAGCTTTTGGTGGCTAGCTTTAAGTAGCTAGTTTTAAGTGGCTAAACAGGTGGGATAACCCCTGGTAAAAAAGAGCATAAAACGATGGCACGTACATTTGAACAGATCGTCGAATCGGTAGCTGATTGGTTAAAACCAATATCTGACAGTCAACCTACAGGAGAATCCGCTAAGTTTGATGAAAGTTATGAAGCGCTTCGCGCTGAAGTTATGAAATTAGAATCGCCACGTGGTGAGGTAGTAAGCTGGTCGGCAGTTGTTAATTCGGGCATAGAAATATTGACTAATCGTTCGAAAGACATGTTGATTGCTAGCCATTTAGCCATAGCTTTATATTACGAAAAAGGCTTTTGTGGTTTGGCTGATGGTACTGCATTAATGACAGAAATGGGCAGGCGTTTTTGGCCGGATTTATTTCCGCCGCTTAAACGTATGCGTGCCCGCGTTGGTGCAATTGATTGGTATCTTGATAAAACCAATATAATTTTTGCCCAAATAGATAATCCCAAAGAAACAGATCGTGATGGTCTAAATGAGTTAAAACTCGCCGTCGAAAATTTTCGCACGATGGTTAGTGAGCAGTTCGCTGATCAAGCACCAGCGACACGACCATTGCAAGATACTATTGAAAAGTTAATTTTGACGCTACCGCCTCCACCTAAAAAAGAACCACCACCGCCACTAGCTGCTAATAGTGAACAATTATCAGCCACAAGTACGTCAACGTCAGCAGCTTCAACATCAGTAACCACACCCACTTCTACAGCACCAGCTCTACCAGCTCAAAATGCTCCAAGTAGTGTAAATATTCCCCAAGCTGCCCCAAGTGCCCCAGGCGCTGATTCACTAAGTAATCGTGCGGAATTGGCGAAATTTCTACAAACCTTTGGGCAGTCATTAATTGATACTGGTGACGCATTGCGAAAAATAAATCCCAGTGATGCCACTGCATATCGTGTATTGCGTATTGGCATGTGGTTAGGTGTTTTTGATGCCCCAGCGCTTGGTAGCAATGGTCGTACTATGATTCCGGCATTAAATGCTGATATTCGAACAAAATTCGATCGTCTTTTAGAAGTCGGAAATTATCAAGCTTTGCTAATAGATGTTGAGGCCATGTTACTGCGTAATCGCCTGAATCTTGATTTGTTACGTTATTCAGCCACAGCCATGGCAGCTTTGGGTGAAGCCTATAATGGTGCTCATCGGGTTTGTATTGCTGAATTGAGAAATCTATTAGAGCGTTTACCTTCGCTGCCCAAATTGCCAACAGCAGATGGTTCGTTATTAGCTGATGAGCGTACTAAGATGTGGATAAAAGACGAAATAAACGCAAGTGCTTCAGGGGGGCAGATTGGCGGAGGATCTTCTTGTGCAACTTTACCTGAAGAAGCTATGGCAAATATGAAAAAATTGTTATCTTCTAGCCAAACAGCACAAGCTTTAGCAATATTTGAGCCATTTGTTGCTGGTGCTCAAGATGGGCGTTCAAAAGCACAATTGCGTTTATTACAAGCAGAGTTGTGTCGCAAAGCAGGGGCGGTAAATGTAGCTGCAGCCATCTATGAAGCATTAGATGCAGAGCTATCGATTATGCGTATTGAAAGTTGGGAACCTGAATTGATGGTTAACGCAATTGCTGGGCGTTTAACGTGCTTGCGTTCCCAAAAAAAATCAGAAGAGGTATCAAAAGACGAAAAAACACTATATATGCGTTTAGCACAATTAAGGCCTTCCTTGGCTGTCGAGCTTGGAGCCTAAACTTAAATGGAGGGATTTAAAGAATTTTTCAAAAAAGCAGTTTTGCAAACCGAGAAACGATTCTAGGGGGTATTTAAATGTTGGACTTAAAAGTTCATAAAAGCCGCGTGACGAAAGCCGCGCGCGCCAAAAAATCATGCAAAAGGCTTGCTTACTGCAAGTCGCAGGCAGGATTTTATGAGCACGTGGGCTGCAAGTAGCGGATTTTGTGAAGATCGACGGGAGACATTTAGGGATACCCCCTAAGTGTATGCACATGAGTTCATAAAGATTATACAAAAAACTTAAGGAGTGTATAATGCCGACAGTTGCGCCAAAAGAACGTGTAAATATTGTATATAAACCAGCCACGGGTGATGCTCAGGCTCAAGTAGAATTGCCTTTAAAAATTATGATGATAGGTGATTTTACCGGTAAACCTGATGAAACTCCCGTTGAAGATCGCAAGCCCATAAGTCTTGATAAAGACAATTTTGCTGACGTTATGAAGGGCCAAAATCTTGAAATTACTATTAATGTTGCCGACAAATTAAGCGGTGAAGAAGGCGCTGAAGTGCCGGTAAGTCTTAAATTTTCTAGCCTTAAAGATTTTGAACCTGAGGGTATTGTTAATCAAGTTCCACAATTACGAAAACTTTTAGAGCTGCGCAAAGCACTAACTGCATTAAAGGGACCATTGGGCAATTTCCCAACCTTTAAGAAACGTATTCAAGCGATTTTAGGTGATGAAAAATCGCGTGAAAGTTTAAAGAATGAGTTGGGTATAACCGATGGTGATGCTGGCGCGTCAACCTAAATCTGACGCTTAGTTAAGTATTGAGGGAACTTAAAGAAAATCCTAACGATTAGGAGATTATCATGACTGATCAAGAAGCCGCAGTTGCCCAAAGTGCCGAAGAAACTGCGGGTGCCGAAGTTTCGTTATTAGATGAGATTTTAAAAGAGACCAAATTCAAACCGCAAGATGAAGCTTACGGTATCGCTAAGCAGGGTGTGCAAGCTTTTATTACCGAAATGCTTAAACCAACCCGTGCTGACACTAAAGTTGATCGCGCTACCATTGATGCGATGATTGCTGAGCTTGATGGCCGTATTAGTGTTCAACTCAACGAAATCTTGCACCATGAAGATTTTCAAAAACTTGAGTCATCTTGGCGTACTTTAAAATTCATGGTCGAGCGCATTGATTTTCGCGAGAATATTAAACTCGACTTAATGAATGTTTCAAAAGAAGATTTGGCTTCAGATCTTGATGACGCGCCTGATCTTACGCGCAGTGGTCTCTATAGGTTGGCCTATTCAAATGAATATGGCCAATTTGGTGGTCAACCATACGGTGTGCTGTGCGCCAATTATGATTTTGGCCCCAGTGCTCCTGAGATGCGTCTGTTAACCCAGATGGCAGCAGTTGCGGCAGTAGCGCATGCGCCATTGATTACTAATGCCGCACCGTCATTTTTTGGCAATGAAACCTTTGAGCCATTGCCCAGGCTTAAAGATATTAAAGCGATGCTTGAAGGGCCACAATTTACCAAGTGGCACGCATTTAGAGAAAGTCCTGATGCTTGCTATGTTGGTATGTGTATGCCGCGCTTTTTATTACGTTTGCCCTGGGGTGGTGATGACAACCCAGTGAAAGCGTTTAATTTTAGCGAAAACGTAGTTGGTCATCATAATCGATATTTATGG
The nucleotide sequence above comes from Deltaproteobacteria bacterium. Encoded proteins:
- the tssA gene encoding type VI secretion system protein TssA is translated as MARTFEQIVESVADWLKPISDSQPTGESAKFDESYEALRAEVMKLESPRGEVVSWSAVVNSGIEILTNRSKDMLIASHLAIALYYEKGFCGLADGTALMTEMGRRFWPDLFPPLKRMRARVGAIDWYLDKTNIIFAQIDNPKETDRDGLNELKLAVENFRTMVSEQFADQAPATRPLQDTIEKLILTLPPPPKKEPPPPLAANSEQLSATSTSTSAASTSVTTPTSTAPALPAQNAPSSVNIPQAAPSAPGADSLSNRAELAKFLQTFGQSLIDTGDALRKINPSDATAYRVLRIGMWLGVFDAPALGSNGRTMIPALNADIRTKFDRLLEVGNYQALLIDVEAMLLRNRLNLDLLRYSATAMAALGEAYNGAHRVCIAELRNLLERLPSLPKLPTADGSLLADERTKMWIKDEINASASGGQIGGGSSCATLPEEAMANMKKLLSSSQTAQALAIFEPFVAGAQDGRSKAQLRLLQAELCRKAGAVNVAAAIYEALDAELSIMRIESWEPELMVNAIAGRLTCLRSQKKSEEVSKDEKTLYMRLAQLRPSLAVELGA
- a CDS encoding DotU/TssL family secretion system protein yields the protein MPPRSQPPSRSSTGGANRAAGDRSSPTSASGNSTNANRTPASSRRPAPGRLSAAAAPRRGPSKYKREYEPELEVDFGFDNVNELTRGCFNAIIALRHLDEASAQDPDRIQRYFRKLVSKMIQDAPLLRIPHEDAQEMAYAIVALADEVALNGPAALSQFWMANLLQMHFFDENAAGEGFFEHLDQLRGARRYDILKVYYLCLMLGFVGRYAMHGNEAELSDIAAAVRDTLGRDGLGEPETLSPQGERPKEAIIERPKTARLMWIPLGAVATAALLYVILAATIAHRAESLVEFFTTLVK
- the tssM gene encoding type VI secretion system membrane subunit TssM, with protein sequence MWRYVIALNVLVLLWGVVLIFGLPYPWAIIGTLAIVAVLVALFFWQRRAAKKAAQNIEKDLEQQAKAFSSNVRPDRQAEILEMRRQFLKELQTLKKSKLGGGGMAALYSLPWYMIIGPPGAGKSTALRNSGLTFSSKRGNVRGIGGTRNCDWWLANEAVILDTAGRYAVEAEDRDEWLSFIDTLRKHRRRKPLNGLILAVSITDLAGRSEEEIEELVRCLRERIDEVVERLQMIVPIYLMLTKCDLVPGFMEVFGGIRKEERGQIWGATFPLEGDRPDPGQIFDDSFNELVSVLQQRTYAALNSERRIDTRALMYQFPQQFEALGPSLNQLISGLFAGDVYSEAPILRGVYFTSGTQEGRPVDLLAASVADAFGVSASESSAEMQVASKSYFLRDVFARVMFPDKDVAVRSSRGKRDMMLARGTMAGTALASALLLTFLPLGAYRHNSTILNSTEDIVRSVNEGRQRNKGTIIPPAELESLRRRLEDLKLWEQEAPPIAMRYGMYQGNTIFPALRRFYIQTLQRELFAPLVLHDANEMRSLRQVYDFNTRLSEEEYGRYFDKLKMHLLLTIPRAENEPAIEGETKEWLVDKVSSRWAAALGVQADQPTRAAMEANVSFYLELLQADPSLAIVRDGGAVADTRTLLSRVPYEEAVIKQMLADSSSADHEINIRRVMGGQETPIVSDRSMKVRSIFTRWGWDNVVRERITQQMTKSDHWVLGIVQDASFDAELFLARLRSAYFKQYIEEWRVFLESLRIGQPADLGDSLRMLTQLTRGQPPPLQRLMQVVDYNTHLPEKDTGALGKAGAKVGGGFLKKFKKKLKKNAAVADDLAAAGKGALNKKKYGPDDLYTAEDVAEAFEGFVRFGIAPSASAPPPPSDTGAPAIIPPADQKLPLDTFQEEIAFLRDALQGHLDNPQDITPLLKQLSATRVTVQGILGQLDSSSGWRPRIEALTWPVINNVTQSLIGIKADVARKWCSEVVSFYNRNLAQRFPLAARTADSMLSDVDSFFKPGSGVLWGFYKRELAGDLLRSGSNFSFDNRLGGMVRKAYNESLARYMQRALNASNALFNSNGELRIELDVMITPSPAYGLMSLEVGGESFDYHGGPEVWHHISWPVGDITKGARIRVRARGGVESTLYFKGDWGLFRLIQSGSIVGQGRGSSFAVSWTPPRTRAPVVIEFRPSRNQTDFYKIRQHNRKNVVMFKLGELDPPSAIARGGVACSDSE
- a CDS encoding type II toxin-antitoxin system HicB family antitoxin, which codes for MELTIELECEADGRWLCEVIELPGVMAYGSSKAEALKAAEVLALRVLADQLEHGEATAEHFFVKFKAA
- the tssK gene encoding type VI secretion system baseplate subunit TssK; the encoded protein is MDSVFDTTLERVIWTEGMLVSPQHLQQQALFNERWLAARLYSVAPYNWGVLRVEIDSNALVADQLSVTSFAGVFPDGTPISFHKGQQATPAAREIGQAFLAHHKKLRVFLGIAREREGIANVGNVDDEHQRLRYALSSRDVADLSSGRESRVLVSYGRPNILILFNDEANQDFDSIQIAEITRDEANQLIISTTYIPPCLQLGTSSILLNGLQKILGLAITRQRALAETCRERSSSTLEFQANDITAFLQLSALNSMLPVLQHFIDAPQISPWQAYILLSQIAGQLSTFGVDTDPTTLPKFLFTDLDTTYQKLFERLIQILSATVIKRYILLNLKLFPNGVMLTELEDPRLLDCDNYILTAKSEQKDTAPEKLAMDLPKLAKIGSKTMIKSIVQSASNGVPIQVAHRVPPEVPVRDGVTYFSLNTKDMAWKAVLNERNLAIFMPPPYNPGKVRYELLGIPSEE
- the tssJ gene encoding type VI secretion system lipoprotein TssJ; this encodes MYLDMLKKISLCVLALCLFACSSAAGPGQCRVLIVLQATKSVNPDRTGESLPTVVRFFQLKDIASLKNASFQDIWQREAEVLGKDLSDVHETTIYPADRQTQVIPIKDDAVYLAAGALFRTPQGNYWRTYTKLPPFGTKDRCLEDEPGGPYYFQVDGTRVKGSEKPIPLVR
- the tssB gene encoding type VI secretion system contractile sheath small subunit produces the protein MPTVAPKERVNIVYKPATGDAQAQVELPLKIMMIGDFTGKPDETPVEDRKPISLDKDNFADVMKGQNLEITINVADKLSGEEGAEVPVSLKFSSLKDFEPEGIVNQVPQLRKLLELRKALTALKGPLGNFPTFKKRIQAILGDEKSRESLKNELGITDGDAGAST
- the tagF gene encoding type VI secretion system-associated protein TagF: MMISATSVIDELTNGLFGKLPSHGDFVRINVSGAAFEFAKYIENAVDVCRRASCEQEILKSYFLYRAPNSATALIGILQSSNDAVGRIFPLSVFTAIESESAAGNFDILPLAFSPFFESALLLADEAEQLSIVDLKEQVLALPFPSVEEFKAAQDQGDAILQDTSIALFKDSPIRGSVKDWEVLALATIAAACEQSSDVSDESKIGITLDIPLIRNNDEVLWLGVIRRLLGEQMHCPNIIWTLPRISPSIGSVKVEVPPIPGKLLVSLGAPPPSALAFLCGLLGDSPRLWQVSSNDAAAIERAKETLSAEQLAVIADPVSTIESVVSAFGG